One genomic window of Mucilaginibacter sp. SJ includes the following:
- a CDS encoding OmpA family protein: MKKLLPYFLLLFFPLVSFGQAKNYRALADTAFNRHEYYTAAYYYKHIADGTTDEPKSSVPRSSAVKKISSKKAETNQYIIYRLAESYRLYKDYTDATIWYAQLAKEAPTAQYPLVPLWYGICLQANGKYNEALVQLKQFAGNAPDPQYAALAKKEIISCEYALKQLEHPRAVDVSALVFLNKDQGDYALTVNLGRYWFTSSRLVDKDKLYTNRVYSSAILDSTKALATNFNAFDKEGQIEYATPALDGTGTRMYLTRWYKKNGKTVSAIYFSQLVSSIWQQPVRLNNTVNAEGYNSKHPFVSADGRRLFFSSDRPGGEGGDDIWESNLDDAGQPKTVSNLGDAVNTAYDEQSPYYDKADKVLFFSSNGFTGMGGFDVYRSEGDFGHWSAPVNLGYPVNSSKDDLYYSLDPTNPNKFYLSSARGSDCCLSLFTGQYKFLYISGRVIDCRTNGGMAGARVILKDPDVKMGLAVKVTDAKGDYVFQVKEKLPRYKLEISQKGYFTKVIPAPIVKPGIDTLINPEICLQNYKINVQITIENIYFDFGNAHLRSESFDTLDKLVAIMNDNPKIKIELGSHTDGIGTDAANMKLSQARAEACVDYLLLQGIKSARITARGYGKRMPVAPNKLPNGKDNPEGRQLNRRTTFTVKSAE, translated from the coding sequence ATGAAAAAACTATTACCTTATTTCTTACTATTGTTTTTTCCGTTGGTTTCATTTGGACAGGCGAAAAACTACAGGGCACTGGCCGACACTGCCTTTAACAGGCATGAGTACTATACTGCCGCGTATTATTACAAGCATATTGCCGATGGTACAACCGATGAACCAAAAAGCAGTGTGCCGCGTTCATCAGCTGTAAAAAAAATCAGTTCAAAAAAGGCTGAGACTAATCAATACATCATTTATCGCCTGGCCGAATCATACCGCCTGTATAAAGACTATACTGATGCTACCATATGGTATGCCCAATTGGCTAAGGAAGCACCAACTGCCCAATATCCGTTAGTACCGCTTTGGTACGGCATCTGCCTGCAGGCAAACGGAAAGTATAATGAAGCTTTGGTCCAGTTAAAGCAGTTTGCAGGCAACGCTCCCGATCCGCAGTATGCCGCTCTCGCTAAAAAAGAAATAATCTCGTGCGAATATGCCTTGAAGCAATTGGAACACCCACGCGCCGTTGATGTATCAGCTTTGGTGTTTTTAAATAAAGACCAGGGCGACTACGCCCTTACCGTTAACCTGGGCAGGTATTGGTTTACCTCATCACGCCTGGTTGATAAGGATAAGCTTTATACCAACAGGGTTTACAGTTCGGCCATCCTTGACTCAACTAAAGCGCTTGCCACAAACTTTAACGCGTTTGATAAAGAAGGACAAATTGAATACGCTACACCTGCGCTTGATGGTACCGGCACCAGGATGTACCTTACCCGCTGGTATAAAAAGAACGGGAAAACAGTATCTGCCATTTATTTTAGTCAACTGGTAAGCAGCATATGGCAGCAGCCGGTAAGGCTCAATAATACTGTTAATGCCGAAGGCTATAATTCCAAGCACCCTTTTGTTAGCGCTGATGGCCGGCGATTGTTTTTCTCATCCGACAGGCCCGGCGGTGAAGGCGGCGACGACATTTGGGAAAGTAACCTTGATGATGCCGGGCAGCCGAAAACTGTAAGTAACCTGGGCGATGCGGTAAATACAGCATATGACGAACAATCGCCATATTATGACAAGGCAGATAAAGTGTTGTTTTTTAGCTCGAATGGTTTTACCGGTATGGGCGGCTTTGATGTTTACCGCAGCGAAGGAGATTTTGGCCATTGGTCGGCCCCGGTTAATTTAGGTTACCCGGTTAACTCATCTAAAGACGACTTGTACTATAGCCTTGATCCAACCAATCCAAATAAATTTTACCTGAGTTCGGCACGCGGTTCTGACTGCTGCTTAAGCCTGTTTACCGGGCAGTATAAGTTTTTATATATCAGTGGCCGTGTAATTGATTGCCGCACTAACGGTGGTATGGCAGGAGCAAGGGTAATTCTTAAAGATCCCGACGTGAAAATGGGTTTGGCTGTTAAGGTAACCGATGCCAAAGGCGATTATGTTTTCCAGGTAAAGGAAAAACTGCCAAGGTATAAACTGGAGATTTCGCAAAAGGGGTACTTTACCAAAGTTATTCCTGCACCGATAGTAAAGCCGGGTATTGATACGCTCATTAACCCCGAAATTTGCCTGCAGAATTATAAGATCAATGTTCAGATAACTATCGAGAATATTTATTTTGATTTTGGTAACGCCCATCTCCGGTCCGAATCATTTGATACGCTGGATAAACTGGTGGCCATCATGAACGATAACCCTAAAATTAAGATCGAGCTTGGCTCGCATACTGACGGAATAGGCACCGACGCGGCGAACATGAAATTATCGCAGGCCCGTGCGGAGGCTTGTGTTGATTACCTGTTACTGCAAGGCATTAAGTCTGCCCGTATTACAGCCCGCGGCTATGGCAAAAGAATGCCCGTTGCCCCAAACAAACTACCAAATGGCAAAGATAACCCTGAGGGCAGGCAACTTAACCGCCGTACCACATTTACGGTAAAATCGGCAGAATAA
- a CDS encoding glycosyltransferase: MQNLAPIALFVYNRPDHTRRTISYLQQNLLADESRLYIFCDSAKTDADKPKVEQVRQLVKDVSGFKSVKIILRNHNLGLAESIISGVTQLVYEYGKVIVFEDDLLSSPYTLQYFNDALTKYANQEQVMHIGAYMYNLHDKKLPETFFYRAATSWGWATWARAWKNFEPDVDKLIDQFDTLKIARFSIEGKMNFWKQIEQFKAGKNNSWAIRWYASIFLKNGLTLNPSQSLIQNIGHDGTGVHSNKEDMYHVQMARKQVTQFPDIIEENEEAYKAIKNFLANRKGTLLQRIRRFMKQQMGR, encoded by the coding sequence ATGCAAAATCTTGCCCCGATAGCTCTTTTTGTTTATAACCGGCCCGACCATACCCGCCGTACCATCAGTTATTTGCAGCAAAATTTACTGGCCGATGAGTCGCGCCTGTATATTTTTTGCGATTCAGCCAAAACTGATGCCGATAAGCCAAAGGTTGAACAGGTGAGGCAACTGGTAAAAGATGTAAGCGGTTTTAAATCGGTAAAAATTATTTTGCGTAATCATAATCTCGGTCTGGCCGAATCCATCATCAGCGGGGTAACACAGTTGGTGTATGAATATGGCAAAGTGATTGTTTTTGAAGACGATCTGTTATCTTCCCCCTATACCTTGCAGTATTTCAATGACGCATTAACAAAATATGCAAACCAGGAACAGGTAATGCATATCGGTGCCTATATGTACAATCTGCATGACAAAAAACTGCCCGAAACATTCTTTTATCGTGCAGCCACCAGCTGGGGCTGGGCAACCTGGGCCCGCGCCTGGAAAAACTTTGAACCCGATGTTGATAAGCTGATTGATCAGTTTGATACGCTGAAAATAGCCCGGTTTTCGATAGAAGGTAAAATGAATTTTTGGAAGCAGATAGAGCAGTTTAAGGCCGGTAAAAATAATTCCTGGGCCATTCGCTGGTATGCCTCTATCTTTTTGAAGAACGGGTTGACGCTGAACCCTTCACAGTCGCTTATTCAAAATATAGGCCATGATGGTACTGGCGTGCACTCCAATAAAGAGGATATGTACCATGTGCAAATGGCACGCAAACAGGTAACGCAATTTCCCGACATCATAGAGGAGAATGAAGAGGCTTATAAAGCGATAAAAAATTTCCTGGCAAACAGAAAAGGTACCTTGTTGCAGCGGATCAGAAGGTTCATGAAGCAGCAGATGGGGCGATAA
- a CDS encoding anhydro-N-acetylmuramic acid kinase, translating to MIPLNHNLQHLFSIAQKPSKTGIGLMSGTSLDGLDIALCKFTGNGLSTHFELMQFITIPYPDSFKQEVQQVFARRNADLEKVTLLNAYIGSYHAELILQALAQWKVDPQEVDFIASHGQTIYHAPQRLHQHKNYGNATLQIGDGDHIAVKTGILTISDFRQKHIAAGGEGAPLALYGDVLLSNKTGQNRVLLNIGGIANLTWLPGDGDFNRVLCTDIGPGNTLIDAACRKYFDKPFDEDSVIAYKGRVNKDLLTALLSHPFFKENAPKTTGPELFNLAIVAEAQQRSGTGQVSGEDLICTLSAFTAASIAGFVKENIAGDHIKIFTSGGGARNPFVIGELKKLLPQATIEDSSLLGINPDAKEAILFALLANEALCGEPIRIGVNPAVLMGKFCFPV from the coding sequence ATGATACCATTGAACCATAACCTGCAACACCTGTTTAGCATCGCTCAAAAACCATCAAAAACGGGTATCGGCCTAATGTCCGGCACCTCATTGGACGGGCTTGACATTGCCCTGTGCAAATTTACCGGCAATGGTTTAAGCACTCATTTTGAGCTGATGCAATTTATCACAATCCCTTATCCGGATAGTTTTAAGCAGGAAGTTCAACAGGTGTTTGCCCGGCGCAATGCAGATCTTGAAAAGGTAACTTTACTTAACGCTTATATCGGCAGCTATCACGCCGAACTGATATTGCAGGCACTTGCTCAATGGAAAGTCGACCCGCAAGAGGTTGATTTTATCGCCAGTCATGGTCAAACTATTTACCATGCCCCCCAGCGTTTACATCAGCATAAAAACTACGGTAACGCTACTCTGCAAATTGGCGACGGCGATCATATCGCCGTAAAAACCGGCATATTAACCATCAGCGATTTCAGGCAAAAGCATATTGCTGCCGGAGGAGAAGGCGCTCCGCTGGCTTTATATGGTGATGTATTATTGAGCAATAAAACCGGCCAAAACCGGGTGCTGTTAAACATAGGAGGCATTGCTAATTTAACCTGGCTTCCCGGCGACGGTGATTTTAACCGCGTGCTCTGCACAGATATTGGCCCCGGCAATACACTCATAGATGCTGCCTGCCGAAAATATTTTGATAAGCCTTTTGATGAGGATTCGGTCATCGCTTACAAGGGGCGGGTAAATAAAGATCTATTAACGGCGCTCCTCTCCCATCCGTTTTTTAAAGAAAATGCCCCCAAAACCACCGGACCAGAACTGTTCAATCTTGCCATAGTTGCTGAAGCACAGCAACGGTCAGGTACCGGGCAAGTTAGTGGTGAAGACCTTATTTGTACCCTAAGCGCCTTCACCGCGGCATCCATAGCCGGTTTTGTTAAGGAAAATATAGCAGGGGACCATATTAAAATTTTTACCAGCGGCGGCGGGGCGCGAAATCCATTTGTTATTGGGGAATTAAAAAAACTATTGCCCCAAGCGACAATAGAAGATAGCAGTTTACTTGGGATTAACCCCGACGCCAAAGAAGCTATATTATTTGCTTTATTAGCTAATGAAGCCTTATGCGGTGAGCCGATCAGGATCGGCGTTAACCCGGCAGTGTTGATGGGGAAATTCTGCTTCCCGGTTTAA